A single Phragmites australis chromosome 4, lpPhrAust1.1, whole genome shotgun sequence DNA region contains:
- the LOC133914780 gene encoding uncharacterized protein LOC133914780 encodes MRVGVGSEFRMEREIFKATSNYLRREGLLRDTHAVRVEEQLGMFMFMISHNASNERMQKLPSSNQTHPKIASDPRFYPFFKNCIGAIDSTHVPITIAEDKAPRSASDAGVLRSAITKGFHVPEGKFYLVDGGYANTPSFLASYRGVRYHLNEFRRRRSSRRREYADHKELFNHRHAILRNHIERAIGVLKKRFQILKVGTHHPIESQIKIPAAAAVFHNIIRGLNGDEDWLDHQPTYIPQIDYVDLPEGDDNYRNDVESVSLQIDDGTILRDQIAIQMWDQYNQNRA; translated from the exons ATGAGAGTTGGTGTAGGGTCAGAGTTCCGCATGGAGCGGGAGATATTTAAGGCTACATCAAATTATCTTAGGCGGGAGGGTCTACTTCGTGACACACACGCTGTTAGAGTTGAGGAGCAATTGGGAATGTTTATGTTCATGATCTCGCACAATGCTAGCAATGAAAGGATGCAAAAG CTTCCTAGTTCCAACCAAACTCACCCCAAGATTGCATCGGACCCTCGATTTTATCCATTCTTTAAG AATTGCATTGGTGCCATCGACAGCACGCATGTCCCAATCACTATTGCAGAAGATAAAGCCCCCC GGTCTGCATCAGATGCTGGAGTCCTTAGGTCAGCTATTACCAAGGGGTTTCACGTGCCAGagggcaaattctatcttgtaGATGGTGGGTATGCAAACACACCATCATTCCTCGCGTCTTATCGTGGAGTTCGGTACCACCTCAATGAGTTTAGAAGGCGGCGCTCATCCCGAAGAAGGGAATATGCAGATCACAAGGAGCTATTCAACCACCGCCATGCAATTCTCAGAAACCATATTGAGAGGGCTATTGGGGTTCTAAAGAAGCGGTTTCAAATTCTGAAAGTGGGTACACATCATCCCATAGAATCTCAGATAAAGATTCCAGCTGCAGCAGCGGTATTTCATAACATAATTAGAGGCCTAAATGGAGATGAGGATTGGTTGGATCACCAACCTACTTATATCCCACAAATTGATTATGTTGATCTGCCAGAGGGAGATGACAACTATCGAAATGATGTGGAGTCAGTGAGCTTACAAATTGATGATGGGACTATTCTTCGAGATCAAATTGCTATACAGATGTGGGACCAATACAATCAAAACCGGGCATGA